Proteins from one Chanodichthys erythropterus isolate Z2021 chromosome 15, ASM2448905v1, whole genome shotgun sequence genomic window:
- the pabpc1b gene encoding polyadenylate-binding protein 1b gives MNPSAPSYPMASLYVGDLHQDVTEAMLYEKFSPAGAILSIRVCRDMITRRSLGYAYVNFQQPADAERALDTMNFDVIKGRPVRIMWSQRDPSLRKSGVGNIFIKNLDKSIDNKALYDTFSAFGNILSCKVVCDENGSKGYGFVHFETQEAAERAIEKMNGMLLNDRKVFVGRFKSRKEREAELGARAKEFTNVYIKNFGEDMDDEKLKDIFSKYGNAMSIRVMTDENGKSRGFGFVSFERHEDAQRAVDEMNGKELNGKLIYVGRAQKKVERQTELKRKFEQMKQDRMTRYQGVNLYVKNLDDGIDDERLRKEFSPFGTITSAKVMMDGGRSKGFGFVCFSSPEEATKAVTEMNGRIVATKPLYVALAQRKEERQAHLTNQYMQRMASVRAVPNPVINPYQPAPPSGYFMAAIPQAQNRAAYYPTSQLAQLRPSPRWTTQGVRPQHFQNMPGTMRPSAPRPQTFSTMRPASQVPRMMSTQRVAAQTMGPRPSTAAAAASAPPVRGVPQYKYAPSVRNPQQHMNTPPQVTMQQPAVHVQGQEPLTASMLAAAPPQEQKQMLGERLFPLIQNMHPSLAGKITGMLLEIDNSELLHMLESPESLRSKVDEAVAVLQAHQAKEAAQKTVTNSAGVPSV, from the exons ATGAACCCCAGCGCTCCTAGTTACCCCATGGCCTCGCTGTATGTTGGGGACCTGCACCAGGACGTGACTGAAGCCATGCTCTACGAGAAGTTCAGCCCGGCCGGTGCCATCCTCTCCATCCGCGTGTGCAGGGACATGATCACCCGCAGGTCGCTCGGCTATGCCTATGTCAACTTCCAGCAGCCTGCAGATG CTGAACGGGCTTTAGACACAATGAACTTTGACGTCATCAAGGGTAGACCTGTCCGCATCATGTGGTCTCAGCGTGACCCCTCTCTGAGGAAAAGTGGTGTTGGAAACATCTTTATTAAAAACTTGGATAAGTCTATTGATAACAAAGCCCTTTATGACACTTTCTCTGCTTTTGGCAACATCCTGTCGTGCAAG GTGGTTTGTGATGAGAATGGCTCAAAGGGCTACGGCTTTGTGCACTTTGAGACCCAGGAGGCTGCTGAAAGAGCCATTGAGAAAATGAACGGCATGTTGCTGAATGACAGAAAAGT GTTTGTGGGGCGCTTCAAATCTCGCAAGGAGAGGGAGGCTGAGCTTGGTGCAAGAGCCAAAGAATTTACTAACGTGTACATAAAAAACTTTGGAGAAGATATGGATGATGAAAAGCTCAAGGACATCTTCAGCAAATATG GTAATGCTATGAGCATCCGTGTCATGACCGATGAAAATGGGAAGTCCAGAGGCTTTGGATTTGTGAGTTTTGAGAGGCACGAAGACGCGCAAAGG GCTGTGGATGAGATGAATGGAAAAGAACTGAATGGGAAACTCATCTATGTGGGTCGTGCTCAGAAAAAAGTGGAGCGCCAAACTGAGCTCAAGCGCAAATTTGAACAGATGAAGCAGGACCGCATGACTCGCTACCAG GGTGTCAATCTCTATGTTAAGAACTTGGATGATGGTATTGATGATGAGCGTCTTCGTAAAGAGTTCTCTCCCTTTGGAACAATCACCAGTGCCAAG GTCATGATGGACGGTGGTCGCAGTAAAGGCTTcggttttgtttgtttctcttCCCCTGAGGAAGCCACTAAAGCAGTGACTGAGATGAATGGCCGTATTGTGGCTACTAAGCCACTGTATGTGGCTCTTGCTCAGCGCAAAGAGGAACGGCAGGCCCATCTCACCAACCAGTACATGCAGAGGATGGCCAGTGTCCGTGCAGTGCCAAACCCAGTTATCAACCCCTACCAACCTGCACCTCCATCAGGATACTTCATGGCTGCCATTCCGCAG GCCCAGAACAGAGCTGCATATTACCCTACAAGTCAGCTCGCCCAGCTCAGACCCAGTCCTCGCTGGACCACACAAGGCGTCCGGCCTCAGC ACTTCCAAAACATGCCAGGCACAATGCGCCCATCTGCCCCTAGACCTCAGACCTTCAGCACCATGCGTCCTGCATCACAGGTTCCCCGCATGATGTCCACTCAGCGTGTTG CTGCTCAGACTATGGGTCCACGGCCCTCCACTGCAGCGGCTGCAGCTTCTGCCCCTCCAGTACGCGGCGTGCCTCAGTACAAATACGCACCCAGTGTCCGCAACCCTCAGCAGCACATGAACACTCCGCCTCAGGTTACTATGCAGCAG CCTGCTGTGCATGTGCAAGGACAGGAACCACTGACGGCCTCCATGCTTGCCGCTGCTCCTCCACAGGAACAGAAGCAGATGCTGG GTGAGCGTCTCTTCCCACTTATCCAGAATATGCATCCCAGCCTGGCTGGCAAGATCACTGGTATGCTGCTGGAAATCGACAACTCTGAGCTCCTCCACATGCTGGAGTCTCCGGAGTCTCTGCGCTCCAAG GTTGACGAGGCGGTGGCCGTGCTCCAGGCTCACCAGGCTAAAGAAGCTGCTCAAAAAACTGTGACCAACTCTGCTGGTGTGCCAAGTGTTTAA